The genomic window CTTTGCTGCTGTTGTGTTCCGTATCAGGGGCATTTGCGGCTGAGGATGGCGGGGATTATATACATATTTCAAGTATGCAGGTTCGCTTTTCAGGTAATGATGCCACAGTTGATCTATTCTATGACCTGGATTTTTTCGGGGATATGTATATTTTTGCATTAGGCAGTCGTCACCTTAAACCTGAGTTTGAAGCCTTTTTTTATGATTTTGAAGAATTTAGGATTGTAGAACTCGGAAGGGCCCACTCCAGATTTTTACTTAAAAATGTATCCCGGGAAAGTGATAATTTCTATCTTCATGATGAGAAGAAACTTGGCAGACAAGTTGGTTCTCTTGTAGTTATTTATCCCGCAGGCCCTTCAAAGGCTATGGGTAGTATGGATTCGATCCCAAACCTGTTTTATGAAAAACAATGACTCCACAGTAATTAATTATGTTTATTTGGATGTCCTGTTTTTCTTGTGTTTCGCACCCACTCTGTTCTTACAGTTAAATTTATATAGTTATGCATTATGATGCATTATTATGGTGCGTCCCAGGAAAAAAAGAATGGTAGGCTTCCATCACAGGTGTCGGCGTTTCAATCCCGATGACACGAATGAAAGTATGCCTGTTGTTGATGTCGGTGTAGATGAACTGGAATCCATGAGATTGAATATTTTGGAAAAATTGTCTCAGGGACAGGCAGCACAGAAAATGGGTGTCCATCAGTCTACATTTCAGAGAACCCTTCGCAGGGGTCTTGAAAAAGTTACGGATGCACTGGTCAATGGAAAAAGTATTTCTTTAGAAGGAGGTGAACTTAATATGCCTGGAGGAGATGGCACAGGCCCAGATGGAAATGGTCCGATAGGGGCCAGAGGACAGGGTCGCAGAGGTGGTGGAAATCGCCCGGGGCGTGGAGCTGCAGTTCCACAGAATTGCAGGTGTCCTTCATGTGGACATCTCGAACCACACCAGTCGGGTGTACCGTGCAGTCAGGCCAAATGTCCTGAATGCGGTTCCCAGATGGTGCGTGGTTGAATTTATAGACTGGAAACAATGCTAGACAGACAAAGGAGGCTGTATTGATATGCCAGGTGGAGACAGAACAGGTCCCCGGGGAATGGGGGCTATGACAGGAAGAGGCGCAGGTAACTGCAGTATAAAATGAAGTGGTTGGATGGCAGAAGCGTTTATATGTTCATAATCCTGCCAGAGGAAGATTCCAAAGGTTTGGTGGTTTTTTACGGGGTAGAGGTATGGGAAATTATGCTCGAAGTTCTCTCACACAACCCGTGTATGAATCCGGAACCAGTTCATCTTTAAAATTTGCATCTGCAAATGCAAAAAAGGAACTTGAAAGTCTTGAAAAAGAAAAGGAATGGATTTGTCAGCGCATAGGACAATTGAAAGAACAGCTTACAGAAACAGGATCATTATCTGAGGATTAATGGTCCCTTTTTAATTTTTGATGGGATTTTAGATGACCAAACGCAAATCAAGGTTAATTTATGGGCCAATCCTTTCACGAAGGTTGGGCAGATCATTGGGTATAGATGTCATAAGCAATCCTTCCAGTCGGAAAAACTGTAATTTTGATTGTATTTACTGTCAGCTGGGCTCTGTTCCAAACAAGATCCAATCAGTAGAGGATGTTATTGGATGTGTCTCATC from Methanohalophilus halophilus includes these protein-coding regions:
- a CDS encoding DUF5320 domain-containing protein, yielding MPGGDRTGPRGMGAMTGRGAGNCSIK
- a CDS encoding DUF134 domain-containing protein, whose protein sequence is MVRPRKKRMVGFHHRCRRFNPDDTNESMPVVDVGVDELESMRLNILEKLSQGQAAQKMGVHQSTFQRTLRRGLEKVTDALVNGKSISLEGGELNMPGGDGTGPDGNGPIGARGQGRRGGGNRPGRGAAVPQNCRCPSCGHLEPHQSGVPCSQAKCPECGSQMVRG